The following coding sequences are from one Ornithodoros turicata isolate Travis chromosome 1, ASM3712646v1, whole genome shotgun sequence window:
- the LOC135396517 gene encoding uncharacterized protein LOC135396517, producing the protein MPSVSSTDLKGYSDYLVAAYKMQRQKSVYEKTVAEVEDRVLKQVEDVAALEREAVRIEWELEQDDKWNNRREAVAEMRQLSKLPTVLDGLLGLKGKLEGTIAKAKIEFEIEFENTAYRKQEEWDAALVGIIDASKRVCANPRVTQFCKVVDELLVMESTLEGLITECDILKDRVAKLMPMAALWAAGSSLEAAAATNLLRAPSKLFSGQMLE; encoded by the exons ATGCCATCAGTGAGCAGCACGGATCTAAAAGGCTACTCGGACTATCTTGTAGCAGCTTACAAGATGCAGAGGCAGAAGTCTGTTTACGAAAAAACTGTAGCAGAAGTTGAG GATCGGGTACTTAAGCAAGTAGAAGACGTTGCAGCACTTGAACGTGAAGCAGTTAGAATTGAATGGGAGCTTGAACAGGACGACAAGTGGAATAATCGAAGAGAGGCTGTGGCCGAAATG AGACAGCTTAGTAAGCTTCCCACGGTTCTAGACGGACTGCTCGGTTTGAAAGGCAAACTAGAGGGAACCATTGCCAAGGCCAAGATTGAGTTCGAAATTGAGTTCGAAAACACTGCATATCGGAAGCAAG AAGAGTGGGACGCGGCACTCGTGGGGATTATAGATGCATCCAAACGGGTGTGTGCAAACCCACGAGTCACTCAGTTCTGCAAAGTGGTTGACGAACTACTTGTAATGGAGAGTACGCTGGAGGGGCTGATCACGGA GTGTGACATCTTAAAAGACAGAGTGGCTAAGCTGATGCCAATGGCAGCACTTTGGGCAGCTGGAAGCAGCTTGGAAGCAGCAGCAGCGACAAATCTCCTTCGTGCACCTTCAAAGTTATTTTCCGGTCAAATGCTCGAATAA